The window CCTTTATTTCGGCTGCTAAATCTTCTGCCACTGCGGTAGGTGCCATCATGGTCATGATCGTATTCAGCCTGATGCTCAGCCAGATATTCGTTATGGAAGATGTCCCGCAGGCTCTGGTTGAAGGTGTATTCACCATCACCCAGAATAAAGTAATCCTGCTGATCCTGATCAACTTCCTGCTCTTCTTTGTAGGTATGATCGTCAACGATATTACTTCGATTATTTTGCTTGCCCCTCTGCTTCTCCCTCTGATGCAGGCCATCGGAATTTCTCCGGTTCAGTTTGCCGCAATCATGGGAGTCAACACAGCAATGGGCGGTGTTACCCCTCCTTATGCCAGCATCCTTTATTTAAGCATGCGAATCGGGAAAGCGGAATTTTCTGAAGTTATCAAACCGGCCATGATCCTCATCATCTTCGGATATGTGCCCGTGGTCTTTTTAACTTCTCTATGGCCTAACCTTTCCCTCTTTTTTCCGGGATTGTTTGGCTATTAAGAATATGGAAATGGAGAAAGGGGTGTGAAGGAACAATTTTTTAAAATTACCGAATATTAACAAATCAGATGCGGGTTTGTTATTCAAAAATTGATTCTTCACATGGATTGGAAATAACGGACTTTTTACTAAGGAGTATGCATATGAAAATGCGCACAGTTTACGGGTTGATGATTCTTCTGGGGTGTATGGTCTTTCTGGCAGGCACTGCCCAAGCAAGAACTTGGAAAATATCTCATGTCCGGCCTCAGGGCACAGCTATTGATGAAGACCTTCGTTGGTTCTCAACAAATCTTAAAGAAGTATCCGGTGGAAAATTAAAAACCAAGGTTTATCCCGCTTCAGCACTTGGTGATTACACCGTTGTTCAGGAAAGAGTAAGCCTCGGTGCCGTGGATATGGCCTGTCAGCCTCCGTCCTCAGCTGCAGATAAAAGGTTTCAGCTTCCTTACTTCCCTTATATGATCAAAAATTGGGACCATGCGCGTAAGAATTACAGTGCCGGTGCCCCCATGCGTGAAACTGTTGCCGGTCTTTATAAAGAGCAGGGTATTCATTTGCTGGCAGTCTGGCCGGTATATTTCGGCGGTATCTCCTTGAATACCAAACCGGTTAACCCCGGTGATCCTGATGCGGCAAAAGGCATTAAGCTGAGAGTCCCGCCCATGAAAACTTTCCAGATGATGGCAGATAACATTGGCTACCTCGGAACCCCGATTCCCTTCTCTGATGCTTTTACCGCAGTTCAGACCGGTGTTGTTGATGGTGTGATCGGTTCCGGCGCGGAAGGGTACTACTCCTCCTTCAGAGATGTGACCAAATACTACATTCCGGCTAACACCCATTTTGAAGTCTGGTACCTTATCATGAACCAGAATACCTACGATAACTTGTCAGAGGAGAAAAAGCAGGCTCTCGACAAAACTGCAGCTGAATTCGAAAACCGTCGCTGGGCAACTGCTGAAGCAGACCAGAAAGCCAATGAACAGAAATTGGTTGATTACGGTGCAACTATAGTTGATTTCTCTGATGAAGATGTCACCAAGACCGCTGATAAAATTCGTAAAGTGGTTTGGCCTGAGATCCTCAATGATGTAGGCGTGGAGTGGGGGCAGTCCGTCCTTAATCGTCTGGTAAAATA is drawn from Desulfovibrio sp. JC022 and contains these coding sequences:
- the dctP gene encoding TRAP transporter substrate-binding protein DctP, whose product is MKMRTVYGLMILLGCMVFLAGTAQARTWKISHVRPQGTAIDEDLRWFSTNLKEVSGGKLKTKVYPASALGDYTVVQERVSLGAVDMACQPPSSAADKRFQLPYFPYMIKNWDHARKNYSAGAPMRETVAGLYKEQGIHLLAVWPVYFGGISLNTKPVNPGDPDAAKGIKLRVPPMKTFQMMADNIGYLGTPIPFSDAFTAVQTGVVDGVIGSGAEGYYSSFRDVTKYYIPANTHFEVWYLIMNQNTYDNLSEEKKQALDKTAAEFENRRWATAEADQKANEQKLVDYGATIVDFSDEDVTKTADKIRKVVWPEILNDVGVEWGQSVLNRLVK